The Azospirillum baldaniorum genome contains a region encoding:
- a CDS encoding molybdopterin oxidoreductase family protein — MNSVFLPTACPHDCPSTCALEVERVAPDRIGKVRGAAANSYTAGVICAKVSRYAERVHSPDRLRTPLRRTGPKGSGQWAEIGWDEALDRIADAFLDAERVHGAEAVWPYFYAGTMGLVQRGGIQRLRHAKGYSRQISTVCDTPANMGWLAGHGDIRGADPREMADSDLIVNWGGNPVATQVNVMTHVSRARKGRGAKLVTIDPYRTGTAEVSDLHLMLRPGTDGALACAVMHVLFREELADRAYLGRYAAGADRFEAHLATRTPEWAAAITGLTVEEIVGFARLYGATKRSYLRLGYGLTRAHNGAAQMHAVSCLPVVTGAWAHKGGGALYCSSGIYSIDRTLSEGLDRLDTSVRGFDQSRIGAVLTGEDIASGPPITAMLIQNTNPAAICPDSARVRRGFLRDDLFVAVHEQFMTDTAQLADIVIPATTFLEHDDLYRGGGQMHILIGRKVIKPQFEARENHWVISELARRVGAEHPGFGMSALEIIDSMLKTSGLTDAATLTEQRWIDAQPDFETSHFLNGFAFPDGRFRFAPDWAALGPYGAGQLPELPDHMAPGRPADAEHPFRLVTAPARQFLNSSFTETVTAQRREGRPTVLIHPEDAADLALADGDAVRLGNGLGSVVVHAKPFAGVPRGVVIVEGIWPNSAFLEGIGINTLTSPEPIPPAGGAAFHDTAVWLRAA; from the coding sequence GTGAACTCCGTCTTCCTGCCGACCGCCTGCCCGCACGATTGCCCGAGCACCTGCGCCCTCGAAGTGGAACGGGTGGCACCGGACCGCATCGGCAAGGTCCGCGGGGCCGCCGCCAACAGCTACACGGCGGGCGTCATCTGCGCGAAGGTCAGCCGCTACGCGGAGCGCGTCCATTCTCCCGACCGGCTGAGGACGCCCCTGCGGCGCACCGGCCCCAAGGGGTCCGGCCAATGGGCGGAAATCGGTTGGGACGAGGCGCTGGACCGCATCGCCGACGCCTTCCTGGACGCCGAGCGGGTCCACGGCGCGGAAGCCGTCTGGCCCTATTTCTACGCCGGCACCATGGGGCTGGTGCAGCGCGGCGGCATCCAGCGGCTGCGCCACGCCAAGGGCTATTCCCGGCAGATCAGCACGGTCTGCGACACGCCGGCCAACATGGGCTGGCTGGCCGGCCACGGCGACATCCGCGGCGCCGACCCGCGCGAGATGGCCGACAGCGACCTGATCGTGAACTGGGGCGGCAACCCGGTGGCGACCCAGGTCAACGTGATGACCCACGTCAGCCGCGCCCGCAAGGGCCGCGGGGCGAAGCTGGTCACCATCGATCCCTACCGCACCGGCACGGCGGAGGTGTCGGACCTCCACCTGATGCTGCGCCCCGGCACCGACGGCGCGCTGGCCTGCGCGGTGATGCACGTCCTGTTCCGCGAGGAGTTGGCCGACCGCGCTTATCTCGGCCGCTACGCCGCCGGGGCGGACCGGTTCGAAGCCCATCTCGCCACCCGCACGCCCGAGTGGGCGGCGGCGATCACCGGCCTGACGGTGGAGGAGATCGTCGGCTTCGCCCGCCTCTACGGCGCCACCAAGCGCAGCTATCTGCGGCTGGGCTACGGGCTGACGCGCGCCCACAACGGCGCGGCGCAGATGCACGCGGTGTCCTGTCTGCCGGTGGTCACCGGTGCCTGGGCGCACAAGGGCGGCGGGGCGCTCTACTGTTCGTCGGGCATCTACAGCATCGACCGCACCCTGTCGGAGGGGCTGGACCGGCTAGACACCTCGGTGCGCGGTTTCGACCAGTCGCGCATCGGCGCGGTGCTGACCGGGGAGGACATCGCCAGCGGTCCCCCCATCACCGCCATGCTGATCCAGAACACCAACCCGGCGGCGATCTGTCCGGACAGCGCCCGCGTGCGCCGCGGCTTCCTGCGCGACGATCTGTTCGTGGCGGTGCACGAGCAGTTCATGACCGACACCGCGCAGCTGGCCGACATCGTCATCCCCGCCACCACCTTCCTGGAGCACGACGACCTCTACCGCGGCGGTGGGCAGATGCACATCCTGATCGGCCGCAAGGTGATCAAGCCGCAGTTCGAGGCGCGCGAGAACCACTGGGTGATTTCCGAGCTGGCGCGCCGCGTCGGTGCCGAGCATCCGGGCTTCGGCATGAGCGCGCTGGAGATCATCGACTCCATGCTGAAGACCTCCGGCCTGACCGACGCCGCCACCCTGACGGAACAGCGCTGGATCGACGCCCAGCCGGATTTCGAGACCTCGCATTTCCTGAACGGCTTCGCCTTCCCGGACGGGCGGTTCCGCTTCGCGCCGGACTGGGCGGCGCTCGGCCCCTACGGCGCTGGCCAGTTGCCGGAACTGCCGGACCACATGGCGCCGGGGCGCCCGGCCGACGCGGAGCATCCCTTCCGCCTCGTCACCGCCCCGGCGCGGCAGTTCCTCAATTCCAGCTTCACCGAGACGGTGACCGCCCAGCGCCGCGAAGGCCGTCCGACCGTCCTGATCCATCCGGAGGACGCGGCGGACCTCGCCCTGGCCGACGGCGACGCCGTGCGCCTCGGCAACGGGCTGGGCAGCGTCGTCGTCCA
- a CDS encoding transporter substrate-binding domain-containing protein: MIANVAGGTRRTLRAGVFASLLGAMVGAVAGMAAPGIATAWADGVKVGYVEFPPYTQTDGGAAKGSLIEAFDKAAKAAGIAYTAESAPARRLFSGIADGEFNIFLGIRTVKEFDGTTLISAAPIARIELNAYGIGEAPAVKAKEDLSGKAVIALNGYSYGGWRAWMEDPANKVQMVDARTADQALQLLQAGRAPTLLQYSLPMQQALGGKTLADLKATPVQSLDVYIVVSKKTPDAAAVLAKLEAGFKATQ; this comes from the coding sequence ATGATCGCGAATGTTGCCGGAGGCACCCGGCGGACGCTGCGGGCCGGGGTGTTCGCCAGCCTGCTCGGAGCCATGGTCGGGGCCGTTGCCGGCATGGCCGCTCCGGGGATCGCCACGGCGTGGGCGGACGGGGTCAAGGTCGGCTATGTGGAATTCCCGCCCTACACCCAGACCGACGGCGGGGCTGCGAAGGGCAGCCTGATCGAGGCGTTCGACAAGGCCGCCAAGGCTGCCGGCATCGCCTACACCGCCGAATCAGCCCCCGCCCGCCGCCTCTTCTCCGGCATCGCGGACGGCGAGTTCAACATCTTCCTTGGAATCCGCACGGTCAAGGAATTCGATGGCACCACGCTGATCAGCGCCGCCCCGATCGCCCGGATCGAGCTGAACGCCTACGGCATCGGCGAAGCCCCGGCGGTCAAGGCGAAGGAGGATCTGTCGGGCAAGGCGGTCATCGCGCTGAATGGCTATTCCTACGGCGGCTGGCGCGCCTGGATGGAGGACCCGGCCAACAAGGTGCAGATGGTCGACGCGCGCACCGCCGACCAGGCGCTTCAACTGCTCCAGGCCGGGCGGGCGCCGACGCTGCTGCAATACTCGCTGCCCATGCAGCAGGCGCTGGGCGGGAAGACGCTCGCCGACCTGAAGGCGACGCCGGTCCAGAGCCTGGACGTCTACATCGTGGTGTCGAAGAAGACCCCCGACGCCGCGGCGGTTCTGGCGAAGCTCGAAGCCGGGTTCAAGGCGACCCAATAG
- a CDS encoding methyl-accepting chemotaxis protein, with protein MKGSAGSMLESALRADQCNASVAGAADETSRTVQTASAAAEQLTQSIRSIAESVKQSVAMSAQAIDRADASRKTVEALAAGAAKIGEITSLITSIAGQTNLLALNATIEAARAGEAGKGFAVVASEVKNLASQTAKATEEIATQIGAIQSVTQETVSAIGAITETIGQLSQRSAEIAASVQQQLAATGEIAEKVRTVAGEADTVTRSIAVASGASSEVATAARESVEVAQTLQARFVDLRDEVQRFLASIKAA; from the coding sequence ATGAAGGGCAGCGCCGGCAGCATGCTGGAGAGCGCGCTGCGCGCCGACCAGTGCAACGCATCGGTGGCCGGGGCCGCCGACGAGACCAGCCGCACCGTCCAGACCGCCAGCGCGGCGGCGGAGCAACTCACCCAGTCGATCCGCAGCATCGCCGAGAGCGTGAAGCAGTCGGTCGCCATGTCCGCCCAGGCCATTGACCGCGCCGACGCCAGCCGCAAGACAGTGGAGGCGCTGGCCGCCGGTGCCGCCAAGATCGGCGAGATCACCAGCCTCATCACTTCGATCGCCGGCCAGACGAACCTGCTGGCCCTGAACGCGACAATCGAGGCGGCGCGGGCCGGGGAGGCCGGCAAGGGCTTCGCCGTGGTGGCGAGCGAGGTGAAGAATCTGGCCAGCCAGACCGCCAAGGCGACGGAGGAGATCGCCACCCAGATCGGCGCCATCCAGTCGGTCACCCAGGAGACGGTGTCCGCCATCGGCGCCATCACCGAAACCATCGGCCAGCTCAGCCAGCGCTCGGCGGAGATCGCCGCCTCGGTCCAGCAGCAATTGGCCGCGACGGGCGAGATCGCCGAGAAGGTCCGCACTGTGGCCGGCGAGGCCGACACCGTGACCCGCAGCATCGCGGTCGCTTCCGGCGCCTCGTCGGAGGTGGCGACGGCGGCCCGGGAGTCGGTGGAGGTCGCCCAGACCCTCCAGGCCCGCTTCGTCGATCTGCGCGACGAGGTGCAGAGGTTCCTGGCCTCGATCAAGGCGGCGTAA
- a CDS encoding zinc ribbon domain-containing protein YjdM, giving the protein MDDGLKCPKCNSEHVYQDGMLWICPECAHEWNPQAEGGAGAEAVADQGVRDANGNALSDGDAVTVIKDLKVKGSSLVVKGGTKVKNIRLVDGADGHNIACKIDGIGAMNLKSEFVKKA; this is encoded by the coding sequence ATGGACGACGGATTGAAGTGCCCGAAATGCAACTCCGAGCATGTCTATCAGGACGGCATGCTGTGGATCTGCCCCGAATGCGCCCATGAATGGAACCCGCAGGCCGAAGGCGGCGCGGGTGCGGAGGCTGTGGCGGATCAGGGGGTGCGGGACGCCAACGGGAACGCGCTGAGCGACGGCGACGCGGTGACGGTCATCAAGGATCTGAAGGTCAAGGGCTCGTCCCTGGTCGTCAAGGGCGGCACCAAGGTGAAGAACATCCGTCTGGTCGACGGGGCCGACGGCCACAACATCGCCTGCAAGATCGACGGCATCGGCGCGATGAACCTGAAGTCGGAATTTGTCAAGAAGGCGTGA
- a CDS encoding TRAP transporter large permease — protein sequence MNAAIIFGLLLVLMLTGMPISISLGLTVLTFLFTMTHVPIEAVALKLFTGIEKFEIMAIPFFILAGNFLTHGGVARRMINFATAMVGHWHGGLGLAGVMGCALFAAVSGSSPATVVAIGSIVLPAMVAQGFPKQFGAGVITTSGALGILIPPSIVMVMYCVATSGTANSASVGQLFMAGVIPGLMLAFVLGGVTWYRARKFGYPRLPKASLGERFKAFREAIWGLSLIVIVIGGIYSGVFTPTEAAAMSAVYAFIIAVFVYKDMPLRGVPKVLLSSASMSAMLLYIITNAVLFSFVLTSENIPQAIADWIVNQGLGVIAFLLVTNILLLMAGNFMEPSSIVLIMAPILFPVAMKLGIDPVHFGIMMVVNMEVGMCHPPVGLNLYVASGITKMGITELTVAVWPWLLAMLGFLVLITYVPIISTWLPRALGMM from the coding sequence ATGAACGCCGCCATCATCTTCGGCCTCCTGCTGGTTCTGATGCTGACCGGCATGCCGATCTCGATCTCGCTCGGCCTGACGGTTCTGACCTTCCTCTTCACCATGACCCATGTGCCGATCGAGGCCGTGGCGCTGAAGCTGTTCACCGGCATCGAGAAGTTCGAGATCATGGCGATCCCGTTCTTCATCCTGGCCGGCAACTTCCTGACGCACGGCGGCGTGGCCCGGCGCATGATCAACTTCGCCACGGCGATGGTCGGCCACTGGCACGGCGGCCTCGGCCTTGCCGGCGTGATGGGCTGCGCCCTGTTCGCGGCGGTGTCCGGCTCCAGCCCGGCGACGGTGGTGGCCATCGGCTCCATCGTGCTTCCGGCGATGGTCGCCCAGGGCTTCCCGAAGCAGTTCGGCGCCGGCGTCATCACCACCTCGGGCGCGCTGGGCATCCTGATCCCGCCGTCCATCGTGATGGTGATGTACTGCGTCGCCACCAGCGGCACCGCGAACTCCGCCTCGGTCGGCCAGCTCTTCATGGCGGGCGTCATCCCCGGCCTGATGCTGGCCTTCGTGCTGGGCGGCGTCACCTGGTACCGCGCGCGCAAGTTCGGCTACCCGCGCCTGCCCAAGGCCAGCCTGGGCGAGCGCTTCAAGGCCTTCCGCGAAGCGATCTGGGGCCTGTCGCTGATCGTCATCGTCATCGGCGGCATCTATTCCGGCGTCTTCACGCCGACCGAAGCCGCGGCGATGAGCGCCGTCTACGCCTTCATCATCGCGGTCTTCGTCTACAAGGACATGCCGCTGCGCGGCGTGCCGAAGGTCCTGCTGTCCTCGGCCAGCATGTCGGCGATGCTGCTCTACATCATCACGAACGCGGTGCTCTTCTCGTTCGTGCTGACGTCGGAGAACATCCCGCAGGCGATCGCCGACTGGATCGTCAACCAGGGTCTGGGCGTGATCGCCTTCCTGCTGGTGACGAACATCCTTCTGCTGATGGCCGGCAACTTCATGGAGCCGTCGTCGATCGTGCTGATCATGGCGCCGATCCTGTTCCCGGTCGCCATGAAGCTGGGCATCGACCCGGTCCATTTCGGCATCATGATGGTCGTGAACATGGAGGTCGGCATGTGCCACCCCCCGGTGGGCCTGAACCTCTACGTCGCGTCGGGCATCACCAAGATGGGCATCACCGAACTGACCGTGGCCGTCTGGCCGTGGCTGCTGGCGATGCTGGGCTTCCTGGTGCTGATCACCTACGTGCCGATCATCTCCACCTGGCTGCCGCGCGCGCTGGGGATGATGTAA
- a CDS encoding TRAP transporter small permease: MPMKILDHLEEILIAFLMAAATTIIFISVAHRYAAGFPIIQDYILHWNLAWAQELCIYMFVWMAKFGAAYGVRTGIHVGVDVLINKLSTPLRAKFIVFGLLAGATFTGVVGTMGSTFVWHMSDTEQVSADLEWPMWIIYLAIPLGSYLMCFRFLQVMVNFLRTGELPHHDHGHVEGLEEDTTDPQRAAQDVNWYEMDDNLHPHDIAHHEGRKPGNGPDSAKGPKENDR; this comes from the coding sequence ATGCCCATGAAAATCCTAGACCATCTGGAGGAGATTCTTATCGCCTTCCTGATGGCTGCGGCGACGACGATCATCTTCATCTCGGTCGCCCACCGTTACGCCGCCGGTTTCCCCATCATCCAGGACTACATCCTCCACTGGAATCTGGCCTGGGCGCAGGAGCTGTGCATCTACATGTTCGTCTGGATGGCGAAGTTCGGCGCCGCCTACGGTGTCCGCACCGGCATCCATGTGGGCGTGGACGTCCTCATCAACAAGCTGTCCACGCCCCTGCGCGCGAAATTCATCGTGTTCGGCCTGCTGGCCGGCGCGACCTTCACCGGCGTGGTCGGCACGATGGGGTCCACCTTCGTCTGGCACATGTCGGACACCGAGCAGGTGTCGGCCGACCTGGAATGGCCGATGTGGATCATCTATCTGGCGATCCCGCTCGGCTCCTACCTGATGTGCTTCCGCTTCCTTCAGGTGATGGTGAACTTCCTGCGCACCGGCGAACTGCCGCACCACGACCACGGCCATGTCGAGGGTCTGGAGGAGGACACCACCGACCCGCAGCGCGCCGCGCAGGACGTCAACTGGTACGAGATGGACGACAACCTGCACCCGCACGACATCGCCCATCACGAGGGCCGCAAGCCCGGCAACGGCCCGGATTCCGCTAAGGGACCGAAGGAGAACGACCGATGA
- a CDS encoding TRAP transporter substrate-binding protein has protein sequence MKFVSLLCATVAAGCLMAATAATAQEPIVIKFSHVVAPETPKGKGAEKFKQLAEQRTAGKVKVEVYPNSQLYKDKEELEALQLGAVQMLAPSLAKFGPLGAKEFEIFDLPYIFPCKTALVKVTTGPIGKQLFQKLENKGITGLAYWDNGFKIMSANKPLHATADFKGLKMRIQSSKVLDAQMRALGALPQVMAFSEVYQALQTGVVDGTENPPSNMYTQKMHEVQSHATLSDHGYLGYAVIVNKKFWDGLPADVRTQLDGAMKEATEYANNIAQEENDKALEAMKAAGKTKFYELTKDERASWRQAMLPVHEDMASRVGKELLASIKTETDAAKCE, from the coding sequence ATGAAGTTCGTTTCGCTGCTGTGCGCCACCGTCGCCGCCGGCTGCCTGATGGCGGCCACCGCCGCCACCGCGCAGGAGCCGATCGTCATCAAGTTCAGCCACGTCGTCGCTCCGGAAACCCCGAAGGGCAAGGGCGCCGAGAAGTTCAAGCAGCTGGCCGAGCAGCGCACCGCCGGCAAGGTGAAGGTCGAGGTCTATCCCAACAGCCAGCTCTACAAGGACAAGGAGGAGCTGGAGGCCCTGCAGCTCGGCGCCGTGCAGATGCTGGCCCCGTCGCTGGCCAAGTTCGGCCCGCTGGGCGCCAAGGAATTCGAGATCTTCGACCTGCCCTACATCTTCCCCTGCAAGACCGCCCTGGTGAAGGTCACCACCGGCCCGATCGGCAAGCAGCTGTTCCAGAAGCTGGAGAACAAGGGCATCACCGGTCTGGCCTATTGGGACAACGGCTTCAAGATCATGAGCGCCAACAAGCCGCTGCACGCCACGGCGGACTTCAAGGGCCTGAAGATGCGCATCCAGTCGTCGAAGGTGCTGGACGCGCAGATGCGCGCGCTCGGCGCCCTGCCGCAGGTGATGGCCTTCTCCGAGGTCTATCAGGCGCTGCAGACCGGCGTCGTCGACGGCACCGAGAACCCGCCGTCCAACATGTACACCCAGAAGATGCACGAGGTGCAGAGCCACGCCACGCTCTCCGACCACGGCTATCTGGGCTACGCGGTCATCGTGAACAAGAAGTTCTGGGACGGCCTGCCGGCCGACGTCCGCACCCAGCTCGACGGTGCGATGAAGGAGGCGACCGAGTACGCCAACAACATCGCCCAGGAAGAGAACGACAAGGCGCTGGAAGCCATGAAGGCCGCCGGCAAGACCAAGTTCTACGAGCTGACCAAGGACGAGCGCGCGTCGTGGCGCCAGGCCATGCTGCCGGTCCACGAGGACATGGCGTCGCGCGTCGGCAAGGAACTGCTGGCCAGCATCAAGACCGAGACCGACGCCGCCAAGTGCGAGTGA
- a CDS encoding sensor histidine kinase, whose translation MTGGAASAAHGLGQRGPVQAMPIVAMALVVLLFGVFLWVLHRSEREEETLTLIKDVLWVEQNLHFQLTSDEEKLQYLAESLGREDTTPVNYSVMARHIVTVNPAIQRVVRLDPQGRPVRSEPPVDDGPALDDAFGPSPRADAFLIARSSGRRAYSAPYRLGAADTAFEIVIPIFRGDQFAGALAGVLSIDALLTHHVPWWFAQRYQLEVIDPYGAVLGTKSRIAMPEPRRSHVVPFDPPGHGLTLVATLHQLSGNLGRNILIAAIFALTVSALWSLWAVRRHIARRIRAEEALRAEHAFRKAMEDSLTVGMRARDLDGRIIYVNPAFCRMVGWSAEELVGAGPIMPYWLPEDLVHTEEVFRAVLAGNAPANGFELRFRRANGERFDALIYEAPLIDAKGRHTGWMGSVLDITERKRAEELARQQQERLQQTARLITMGEMASTLAHELNQPLSAIASYCTGCLNRLQAGSIRPDELATALEKLSGQAKRAGQIIRRIHDFVRKSEPNVAPCCLSEVLEDCVALMEADARQQGVKLVLEMGRGLPAVMADRILLQQVVVNLMRNGIEAMASTRRDRRRLSVAVQAMDGSVLTRIQDRGCGISPENAEKLFSPFFTTKTEGMGMGLNICRSIIEHHQGRLWFEPAADGGTVFLFSLPVLSAPSLSGAAMSQDESPQDV comes from the coding sequence ATGACCGGTGGTGCGGCCAGCGCCGCCCATGGCCTCGGCCAGCGCGGCCCGGTGCAGGCCATGCCCATCGTGGCGATGGCGCTGGTCGTCCTTCTGTTCGGCGTCTTCCTGTGGGTGCTCCACCGCAGCGAGCGGGAGGAGGAGACTCTCACCCTCATCAAGGACGTGCTGTGGGTGGAGCAGAATCTCCACTTCCAACTGACCTCCGACGAGGAGAAGCTGCAGTATCTCGCCGAATCGCTGGGGCGCGAGGACACCACACCGGTGAACTACTCGGTGATGGCGCGCCACATCGTGACGGTGAATCCGGCGATCCAGCGGGTGGTGCGGCTGGACCCGCAAGGCCGGCCGGTGCGGTCGGAGCCGCCGGTGGACGATGGGCCGGCGCTGGACGACGCCTTCGGCCCCAGCCCGCGCGCCGATGCCTTCCTGATCGCCCGCTCCTCGGGCCGCCGGGCCTACTCAGCGCCCTACCGGCTGGGGGCCGCCGACACCGCCTTCGAGATCGTCATTCCCATCTTCCGTGGAGATCAGTTCGCGGGCGCGCTCGCCGGCGTGCTGTCGATCGACGCCCTGCTGACCCATCACGTGCCCTGGTGGTTCGCCCAACGCTACCAGTTGGAGGTCATCGACCCCTACGGCGCGGTGCTGGGGACCAAGTCGCGCATCGCGATGCCGGAGCCGCGGCGCAGCCATGTCGTGCCCTTCGATCCGCCGGGGCATGGCCTGACCCTGGTCGCCACGCTGCATCAGCTGTCCGGCAACCTCGGGCGCAACATCCTGATCGCCGCCATCTTCGCGCTGACCGTTTCGGCCCTGTGGAGCCTGTGGGCGGTGCGCCGTCACATCGCCCGGCGAATCCGGGCGGAGGAGGCGCTGCGCGCCGAACACGCCTTCCGCAAGGCGATGGAGGACAGCCTGACGGTGGGCATGCGCGCCCGCGACCTGGACGGACGCATCATCTATGTGAATCCGGCCTTCTGCCGCATGGTCGGCTGGTCGGCGGAGGAACTGGTCGGGGCCGGTCCGATCATGCCCTACTGGCTGCCCGAGGATCTCGTCCACACCGAGGAGGTCTTCCGCGCCGTCCTGGCCGGCAACGCGCCGGCCAACGGCTTCGAGCTGCGCTTCCGCCGGGCCAACGGCGAGCGGTTCGACGCGCTGATCTACGAGGCCCCGCTGATCGACGCCAAGGGACGGCACACCGGCTGGATGGGCTCCGTCCTCGACATCACCGAGCGCAAGCGGGCGGAGGAACTGGCCCGCCAGCAGCAGGAACGGCTCCAGCAGACGGCGCGGCTCATCACCATGGGCGAGATGGCCTCGACCTTGGCTCATGAGTTGAACCAGCCGCTGTCGGCCATCGCCAGCTATTGCACCGGTTGCCTCAACCGCCTCCAGGCTGGCAGCATCCGGCCGGACGAACTGGCCACGGCGCTTGAGAAGCTGTCCGGGCAGGCCAAGCGTGCCGGCCAGATCATCCGCCGGATCCACGACTTCGTGCGCAAGAGCGAACCGAACGTCGCTCCCTGCTGTCTGTCCGAGGTTCTGGAGGATTGCGTGGCGCTGATGGAGGCCGACGCCCGCCAGCAAGGGGTGAAGCTGGTGCTGGAGATGGGGCGTGGCCTGCCGGCGGTGATGGCCGACCGCATCCTGCTGCAGCAGGTTGTGGTGAACCTGATGCGCAACGGCATCGAAGCGATGGCTTCGACCCGCCGCGACCGCCGCCGGCTGAGCGTGGCGGTGCAGGCGATGGACGGGTCGGTCCTGACGCGCATCCAGGACCGCGGTTGTGGCATTTCGCCCGAAAATGCGGAAAAACTGTTTTCTCCCTTCTTCACCACCAAGACCGAGGGCATGGGCATGGGCCTGAACATCTGCCGGTCCATCATCGAACATCATCAGGGGCGCCTGTGGTTCGAGCCCGCTGCGGACGGCGGCACCGTGTTCCTCTTCTCCCTGCCGGTCCTATCCGCCCCGTCCCTGTCGGGCGCGGCGATGTCCCAGGACGAGAGCCCGCAAGATGTGTGA
- a CDS encoding response regulator transcription factor: MCEPKLHIVDDDEAIRDALGWLFQSRNVPVASWPSAEAFLADYDPAMAGCLLLDIRMEGMSGLELFDRLSAMGCRMPVLFLTGHGDVPIAVSALKKGARDFVEKPFNDNDLVDRVIEALAFDAGERARQAGQAGVAARLATLTQRERQVMGLVVAGKLNKVIADELGISMRTVEVHRAHVFEKMGVKTAVELARILATVG; the protein is encoded by the coding sequence ATGTGTGAGCCGAAGCTGCACATCGTCGATGACGACGAGGCGATCCGCGACGCTCTCGGCTGGCTGTTCCAGTCGCGCAACGTCCCGGTGGCCTCCTGGCCGTCGGCGGAGGCGTTCCTCGCCGACTACGACCCGGCCATGGCCGGCTGCCTTCTGCTCGACATCCGCATGGAGGGGATGAGCGGGCTGGAACTGTTCGACCGGCTGTCCGCCATGGGCTGCCGGATGCCCGTGCTGTTCCTGACCGGCCATGGCGACGTGCCCATCGCCGTCTCGGCCTTGAAGAAGGGCGCCCGCGATTTCGTGGAGAAGCCCTTCAACGACAACGACCTCGTCGACCGGGTGATCGAGGCCCTGGCCTTCGACGCCGGGGAACGGGCGCGGCAGGCCGGGCAGGCCGGCGTCGCTGCCCGGCTGGCGACCCTGACCCAGCGCGAACGGCAGGTGATGGGGCTGGTGGTGGCCGGCAAGCTGAACAAGGTCATCGCCGACGAGCTGGGGATCAGCATGCGGACCGTCGAGGTGCACCGCGCCCACGTCTTCGAGAAGATGGGCGTCAAGACGGCGGTTGAGCTTGCCCGCATACTCGCGACGGTGGGGTGA